The Branchiostoma lanceolatum isolate klBraLanc5 chromosome 7, klBraLanc5.hap2, whole genome shotgun sequence nucleotide sequence GAGCATTAAAACTGCTCTACCACACTGACTGTTGACACAAGTTTTTACTGTACTGTGTTACGGATGAACATTGAGCCACTAATGTAATCTCAACTGCGCAAACTGTCAAGTTGTTAAAGTTTTATGTATAAGGGAAACTTGGATTGGCGCCTTATTTTAATCTGTTCGAGCAATGTTATTTTAAACTCGTAATGTTTTAGACAAATTTCACATAGTGAATTTTACAACTAATGAGCGCTTTGTAAatcatatttctatgaaattgtcACATGCCAGGTCataagaaataaaactgaatctgaatctacTTCGAAGTGTGAACAACCTTACAACGTTATACCAAATATGTCTAAATGTTGACCTGCGTTTCTATACTGTTTCAactggacctctgggaagaACGGATAAGGCCGACAGAGCATTTTTCCAGTATAAAGAAAGGtgattgattggtttattggttgattgattaattgattgattgattgattgattgattgattgattgattgattgattgattgattgattgattgatactgtATCCAGAGCTTCGGGACGCGTTCCTGGTGTTCGACAAGGACGGGGACGGGACGATCAACACCACGGAGCTGGCCACGGTCATGCGGTCCCTGGGGATGAACCCGACCGAAGCAGAGATACAGGACATGATGGCGGAGATGGATTCTGATGGTAagatgcagttccagtgtcacataccagggggccaaaagcaacgttgacctttgttctcctaCTCATgatcacatatcaaatatctttacaatccatccagacgttcttaagttatgctgactacaatcatccggacacacacacagacacacacgcagacacgcacacagacatgctcaaaacaatatctccatggaaaatctccagtttcatggagataatgaaggCGTACAGAAACGTCCCATTTATGCAAAGTAGACAAGTCAATGCTACATCACGATTCGatggaaagttcatctgtgacggTATTTGACATTATCAATCCGTTGCTGCCACAACACATCCTCCCAGGGCACGTGACATAGTTTAAGTAAGTTAAAGTCCgtcccgcaccagatggtgcatagggtggcgCACgtctccgtttcaatagcccttgggccacacatttgtacaGTCACTACAacaggaggctagtccactggtagtcaCTAGTGTGTAttcaactgccatactctttccgaAATGCTTAGTGCTAAGTATAAAAAGCAGCACTGACATCTAAAAgtatttggtatgactcggccggggattgaactcacgacctaccataAGGCAAACACTCCACTCGCACCAGTCCCGGCCAGGATGTTGATAATAGCGAGACTTaccatttatcatgcaaattagacatGTTTAAGGCACCCAGAGAATTTTATGAGACTTCAAAGCTTGAAGTATTCTAGTAGCTGTAATCATTTgcatgcggatttcttatcaaaagtgctcaaaagtggcacaatatttgacggacatgcagtcactctctcattggtcgaaccactaattgtgatggacagtcaggaccagtctattagggcttgggttttctatcagttctcaccacacaacgacatcgtatctttgctcatgaTCATTTAATGTCAATATATAATGGTATAATGttgttgaaacttactatgtgtaggaatgtctagaaattggagttCTTTTAtttaagtttcaagcctcataaaatgctctggattcctTTAATGATAAGTTACGATTGATATTTGTGTTATAATCGCTGGTTCCCTTGTGTTTACCAGGTAGCGGCGAGATTGACTTTGATGAGTTCCTGGGACTCATGGGACAGAGGATGCAGGATGTAGACGAGGAGGAGGAGCTCAAAAATGCCTTCAAAGTACGTCTTTTGCATATTTTGTACGAAAGCCCACATGGACATTTTTCGCAGACTATGGGAAGCCCCGTTGTCTCCACGAGATGTCTTTCACAGCCTTTGTGAAGCCCCTTTCGCACTCCGCAAAGGGACTGTACGATATCTATTGGGAGAGGGCTGGTGCAAAAAGGGtccggtaaaaaaaaaattccatgaccctcccctctgctcattttttttcatggccCCTCCCCAAGGCCAAAAAAGTTTtccataccccccccccccccttttaaGGCCTTTTTGCATGAAACACACTACAATAAAACTTTGAATGGGACTTTGTCATGACACGCACTTGACTTCTGCTGGTGCAGCAACATATCACTACAATCGGTGTCTGCCCCAAATTTTACCATGGACTTCTAAATTTTCATGGcatgtatacaatcatgtaaatgacataGCACTTGAGATTGTTACACTTGCCTGGTATAAGACATATCTTGCCTAGTATCACTTCTCTAATCTATGTGAAAAATTGCTATCCTGCCCAACAGCAAGCAGCTATCGTATCCCTTTGCCGTCGGTGAACCTTCTCATTTGTAAAGATGGAAGTACTGATATTTGTAggtttgatattgatattaattACTGAAATACTAATAATATCTAATAGTGTTCATAAACTTTGTATGAACATGCAATCACCGATTGACTTattcagtgtttccgccagaatGA carries:
- the LOC136438073 gene encoding calmodulin-like; protein product: MADQLSEERIKELRDAFLVFDKDGDGTINTTELATVMRSLGMNPTEAEIQDMMAEMDSDGSGEIDFDEFLGLMGQRMQDVDEEEELKNAFKTFDKDGDGFITPAELRVVMTNLGEKLTDDEVDEMIHDADQDGDGKIDFEEFVQMMCGK